From Draconibacterium halophilum, one genomic window encodes:
- a CDS encoding Hsp20/alpha crystallin family protein: MKLARRNEPYFPSVFDRFFNNELMDWNQSNFSSTNTSLPAVNVKETDDDFVIEVAAPGMSKNDFNVNFKNNVLTISSEKKNEKEEKNENYTRKEFSYQSFQRSFTVAENAVIGEKISAKYNNGILHIELPKREEMKPQPERQIKIS, from the coding sequence ATGAAATTAGCAAGAAGAAACGAACCGTATTTTCCATCAGTCTTTGACCGGTTTTTTAACAATGAATTGATGGATTGGAATCAATCGAATTTTTCGAGCACAAACACTTCGTTACCGGCAGTTAATGTAAAAGAAACCGACGATGATTTTGTTATTGAGGTTGCAGCTCCGGGAATGAGTAAAAACGATTTTAATGTGAATTTTAAAAACAATGTACTTACCATTTCTTCGGAAAAGAAAAACGAAAAAGAAGAAAAAAATGAGAACTACACACGTAAAGAGTTTAGTTACCAATCGTTTCAACGTTCATTCACAGTTGCAGAAAATGCTGTAATTGGCGAAAAAATTTCGGCAAAATACAACAATGGTATTTTACATATCGAATTGCCAAAACGCGAAGAAATGAAACCACAGCCGGAAAGACAAATTAAAATTTCTTAA